DNA sequence from the Penicillium psychrofluorescens genome assembly, chromosome: 3 genome:
ATCCCAGGGCGCCTCTCGCACAGTATCCGGCAACAgactctccttcttctcgatctgcCTCAGCGCGGCAATCACCTACGCGCCCCTCGCCGCCGACTTCTTCGTCTACTACCCCTCCCACACATCCCGCACGACAATCTTCAGCCTAACCCTAATCGGCCTCGTcctctccttcaccatggccttcctAGCCGGCATCGGCCTCGCCTCGGGAATACCCACAAACAACTCCTATGCCGCCGCCTACGCCCGCGGACAAGGCGCCCTAATAGTCGAAGGCTTCGCGCCGTTGCACGGCTTCGGCAAATTCTGCTCCATCGTCGTCGCACTCGGCCTAATCGCCAACACCGTCGCGCCAACCTACTCCGCAGGCGTCGACTTCCAGATCGTAGGCCGGTACGCCGAGAAAATCCCCCGGGTGATCTGGAACACCGTCGGCGTGGTCATCTACACCGTCTGCGCGCTCGCCGGCCGCGGGTATCTTTCGGAGATCTTCACCAATTTCCTGGCGCTGATGGGCTACTGGGTCGCCATCTGGATagccatcatcctcgaggAACGCTTCATCTTCCGTCTGCGCAGTGGCTATAACTGGGCTGCTTGGCGCGATCCCTCGAAACTGCCTATTGGCCTCGCGGCGTTTTTGGCTTTCGTGGTTGGCTGGGTCGGTGCTGTGCTTTGTATGGCGCAGGTGTGGTATGTTGGGCCGTTGGCGAAGCTGGTTAGTGCGGCTGGTGCCGATATGGGGAACTATGTGGGCTTTTCTTGGGCGGCGCTTGTTTATCCGCCTATGCGGTGGGTGGAGCTGAGGTTTTTGGGTCGTTGATGGTGGTTTCTACTCGCCTGTCTTATGCACATTTATCTAGTCTACTATCCTCTGTTTTTGGGACCAGGGTGCTGATCTTGGAGAACATGAAGAAAATAATGACATGTTGAAATCAGATGATTTTCTGATAGCCAGAGATGTCCAAACCTGACCTGCATAATAGTAATTCAACCCGAAGAGATATTGTTACCTAGCCTTCCTTCCTGTGAAGCAGACATAAGAACCTTTTCTACATCCATCTACCCAGCGACAAGACAGACCGAAAGAATAAAAACCATTTCACACCCCCAAACTCTCATTTTCACCCACTATAGAGAACTATTCTACAAAAGAGACGGTAGATAAGGACAAGACACGCGAGGTACAGACACAGACTCTCatgtttttgttttggcaAAGAACAAAACAGAGCCGAACCGAACAGAGCAACCCGTTTAAATGATGGTATGGTACTCGGGAGAGACGAGTAGATTTACCGGTACCAGTAGTCGGGCTTGACGAAGTCGGCGAAAGTCTTGGGTTCTTCGTGGGCTGGGTGGCCGTGACCGTGACCGTGGTCGTCTATTGAAGAGGTGGCATGTTAGTTTTTCTCGTTTGTTTTGTAGTAATTTCAAAAGTCTTTGGAAGATAGCGCTGCTATGCAGGGAAAACGTACGGGCGTGGGGATCCTCCTCGGGACCGACGTAGTTCAGCTTGACGACGTTGCCGCACTCGTTGCAGCGCTCGATGGGACGCTCGCGGGACACCTATTCATTCAGGTCGATTAGCATAGCATACAAAATAACAATAACAAGGTAAACCTTACAGTCAGCCAGTTAACCTGGTGCGAGTCTGCCGGGTAGCCGGTGCAACCAGCGTACTGCtcatcaccggcgccggtgacgatgatgggGTTGTCGAGGGTTCCTGTTTATCATAATCAGTCAACCGGCCATCGTGATGACATCGTCGATGACACGACAAAAGAAGGCAGTACCTTTCCGGGAGGCATCCAGGGGCCGCATGTCGAAAATGTCAATGCCCTGCATCTTTCCGATGAGCTCCAGACGCTCCAGACCGGTGGCCTGGCTGATGTCGGTCGGGACGGTGCCGGGCTTGGCACCGGGGGCGATCAGGtcgtcctcgttcttgatctcTGTGCGGAGGGCGTTAGTTAGTGTCTGAGattggtggtggtgtggatATCTTCAATGGGTGCAGGTCCAGTCGGCACGGCATGTCTTTCCtctcggtcggtcggtcgggggatgatggaaaaCCGGAAACGAGGTCCAATGCAGCTCAATTGCATCCAAAATTCGAATCAATCCCCCCTGACATCCcgccgaagagaagaaccATTGCAGATTGGGCGTGGTATGTCGGGTTGGGTGGTGTACTAACCGTCAAAGGGGAGAACCTTGCCCTCCTGCTTGGGAGCCCACTTCTTGTCGTTACCTGTGTGCAAATTCGGATTAGCCAGAGCCCACATATCAGCTACATTGCTATCGCTATCTGCACAGAGCCAATTGAGTCGGGCCGAGGGGCGTAGTCAGGATCATGGTGTCA
Encoded proteins:
- a CDS encoding uncharacterized protein (ID:PFLUO_004370-T1.cds;~source:funannotate), with the translated sequence MSENEIATLAVRPSKDESQSPIPSVPDLAEKNDDKRGRNSITEIPGTGPQTRRHAVGSRLGSLLWRFEQQLVEYNLEARGIERVGEDERMKRLSWVSYLQAFLLWVSINLAANNITLGMLGPAVYGLSFRDSALCGVFGTFVGAIAASWMATWGPISGIRTMAFGRYSMGWWPSKIIVLLNLIQMIGYCLIDCVVGGQILSAVSPNGMSVAVGIVVIAVISWVVATFGIQVFHYYERFAFLPQLIVFCILFGVSSVNFDLSTASQGASRTVSGNRLSFFSICLSAAITYAPLAADFFVYYPSHTSRTTIFSLTLIGLVLSFTMAFLAGIGLASGIPTNNSYAAAYARGQGALIVEGFAPLHGFGKFCSIVVALGLIANTVAPTYSAGVDFQIVGRYAEKIPRVIWNTVGVVIYTVCALAGRGYLSEIFTNFLALMGYWVAIWIAIILEERFIFRLRSGYNWAAWRDPSKLPIGLAAFLAFVVGWVGAVLCMAQVWYVGPLAKLVSAAGADMGNYVGFSWAALVYPPMRWVELRFLGR
- a CDS encoding uncharacterized protein (ID:PFLUO_004371-T1.cds;~source:funannotate), translated to MFLQRTVSTLARRSPARTFAIARPFSSSVARRNDKKWAPKQEGKVLPFDEIKNEDDLIAPGAKPGTVPTDISQATGLERLELIGKMQGIDIFDMRPLDASRKGTLDNPIIVTGAGDEQYAGCTGYPADSHQVNWLTVSRERPIERCNECGNVVKLNYVGPEEDPHAHDHGHGHGHPAHEEPKTFADFVKPDYWYR